The Halomicronema hongdechloris C2206 genome includes a window with the following:
- a CDS encoding PfkB family carbohydrate kinase, which translates to MDIVLIDGHQMAVGQTLAEAARQRGLPVVIDAGSWKPGFETLLPLATHVICSANFYPPGCSSPDAALSYLQHLGIPQVAMTRGAEPILYNRQQSWQALPVPQGPVVDTLGAGDIFHGAFCHYGLSQPWPQALTLAAQVASHACRYVGPRPGCSTP; encoded by the coding sequence GTGGATATCGTGTTAATCGATGGCCATCAGATGGCCGTCGGCCAGACCCTGGCTGAGGCGGCTCGGCAGCGGGGACTGCCCGTGGTCATCGACGCCGGCAGTTGGAAACCTGGCTTTGAGACCCTGTTGCCCCTGGCGACCCACGTGATCTGCTCGGCTAATTTTTACCCGCCAGGGTGTAGCAGCCCGGACGCCGCCTTGAGCTACCTCCAGCATCTGGGAATTCCCCAGGTGGCCATGACCCGGGGAGCCGAGCCGATTCTCTACAATCGGCAGCAGTCCTGGCAGGCCTTGCCAGTGCCCCAGGGCCCCGTCGTAGACACCTTGGGGGCTGGCGACATCTTTCACGGTGCCTTCTGCCACTACGGCCTCAGCCAGCCCTGGCCCCAGGCCCTGACTCTGGCCGCCCAGGTAGCCAGTCATGCCTGCCGCTATGTCGGCCCCCGGCCTGGATGCAGCACCCCTTGA
- a CDS encoding 3'(2'),5'-bisphosphate nucleotidase — MAYERERQLAIEAATAAAALCEAVRRDMVPHAIEKNDKSPVTVADFGSQAVICRALAEAFPTDPVVGEEDASDLRQPAMATPLAQVTQQVQQVVPATSSEQVLDWIDHGNGTVGQRYWTLDPIDGTKGFLRGDQYAIALALVEAGDIKVGVLACPALSFDGGTPGLLFTAVRGEGTTLMPLPQGPTQPLRVSQAADRLRFVESVEASHGNQAQQAAVAQAVGITADSVRMDSQAKYGAVAAGHAALYLRLPSPKSPDYREKIWDHAAGVLVVEEAGGRVTDMFGRPLDFSQGDRLVNNQGVVVSNGTIHETVLAALKQAVTA; from the coding sequence ATGGCATACGAGCGCGAACGACAACTGGCAATCGAGGCGGCCACCGCCGCCGCTGCTCTCTGTGAGGCGGTGCGGCGGGACATGGTGCCCCACGCCATCGAGAAAAATGACAAGAGTCCGGTGACCGTGGCCGACTTTGGCTCCCAGGCCGTCATCTGTCGTGCCCTGGCCGAGGCCTTCCCCACCGATCCAGTGGTGGGCGAAGAAGATGCTAGCGACCTGCGGCAACCGGCCATGGCCACTCCCCTGGCCCAGGTCACCCAGCAGGTGCAGCAGGTGGTGCCAGCCACTAGCTCCGAGCAGGTGCTCGACTGGATCGACCACGGCAATGGCACGGTGGGACAGCGCTACTGGACCCTGGACCCCATCGATGGCACCAAGGGATTCTTGCGGGGAGACCAATATGCGATCGCATTGGCCCTGGTCGAAGCCGGCGACATCAAGGTCGGTGTCTTAGCCTGTCCGGCCCTCAGCTTCGACGGCGGCACCCCCGGCTTACTCTTTACCGCCGTGCGAGGGGAAGGAACCACCCTGATGCCCTTGCCCCAAGGACCGACCCAGCCCCTGCGGGTGAGTCAAGCAGCCGACAGGCTGCGGTTTGTCGAGAGTGTAGAAGCCAGCCACGGTAATCAAGCCCAGCAAGCCGCCGTCGCCCAAGCGGTGGGCATCACCGCCGACTCGGTACGGATGGACAGTCAAGCCAAATATGGCGCCGTCGCTGCCGGCCACGCCGCCCTCTACCTGCGCTTACCCTCCCCCAAATCCCCAGACTACCGGGAAAAAATCTGGGACCATGCCGCCGGAGTGCTGGTGGTAGAAGAAGCCGGTGGCCGCGTCACCGACATGTTTGGTCGTCCCCTCGACTTCAGCCAAGGAGA